In Rattus norvegicus strain BN/NHsdMcwi chromosome 3, GRCr8, whole genome shotgun sequence, a genomic segment contains:
- the LOC134486279 gene encoding Y-linked testis-specific protein 1-like translates to MKKRMSLRRMSTPSFQKRRRSRPSPQALGNIVGCRMSHGWKEGDEPVTQWKAIVLDELPTNPTLYLVKYDGIDCVYRLELHSDERILKLKVLTHKVVFPQVKDAHLARAMVGRAVEHKLEGKHVSKENWRVVVQAQVPIMKDWFYITYEKDPVLYIYQLLDDYAEGNLRIIPETPSAEVKSDVDSDILTGQCVQFTRSDQSKKISKVIYQVLAKPSV, encoded by the coding sequence atgaagaagaggatgtctctgaggaggatgagcacaccatccttccagaagcggaggaggagcaggccttctccccaggccctggggaacattgtgggctgcagaatgtctcacggatggaaggaaggtgatgagcccgtcacccagtGGAAGGCCATCGTACTAGAtgaactgccaacaaatcccactctctatctggtcaagtatgatggaattgattgtgtctacagactggaacttcacagcgatgagaggattttaaagcttaaggtcttgactcacaaagtagtgtttcctcaagtgaaagatgcccatctcgcaagagccatggttggccgagcggTGGAGCATAAATTAGAGGGCAAACATGTCTCTAAGGAGAACTGGAGGGTGGTGGTCcaagcccaggtgccgatcatgaaggactggttttacatcacctacgaaaaagatccagtcctatacatctaccagctcctggatgattacgcagaaggtaacctccgtatcattccagagactccttcagcagaggtgaagtcagacgttgacagcgacatcttaacaggtcaatgtgtgcagttcaccagaagcgaccaGTCCAAAAAGAtcagcaaagtcatttaccaagttctagccaagccttctgtgtag